The uncultured Methanomethylovorans sp. genome contains a region encoding:
- a CDS encoding glycosyltransferase family 39 protein translates to MIYNLNFRNISSGDNIPASLIPFAILDSGTPYLDNFIPCFEMGYKTTYFLLNSHNHFISFFPIVTPVLITPLYVIPYLALKYYGEGFSIYDPHLYLVIALMEKMSASIIVSLACIFIFLAVKRMFNEKIAWVSTIVFGLATNTWSTSSQGLWQHGMVELLLSIMIYLVLLIEEKENVKKTILLGLLSGLFIFNRPPDSVFLIPIIIYVLFLKKKSRAYYCLSLLLFSLPFALYNMYMLGGFFGGYDRNVEFLTVGISTLINILGLLFSPNRGLFVYSPILILSSFGIYRVSVIENKNIRIFISLLSLPLLLNFLTYASFSTQWWGGYCYGPRFLTGMLPIIIIYQAIFLHYAETKFSLGMKRTVRSIFCVLFIVSLFVQIIGAFYYPNGYWDAEPNIDENSERLWKWNDNQIMTTYNAGPLELYFLDPTKGLKKDIATNAILISGWEGLEPGAIPTRWMINNGTIDTYFMQARNSTINFTVLPFDDLKDLQVKLNGNLANEVNVNGLTTISLETSFREGRNQIVFYSPQGCKSPIDIPELNSKDPRCLSFAFQNITIEGADVTVLDFKN, encoded by the coding sequence GTGATATATAATCTGAATTTTAGAAACATTTCCAGTGGAGACAATATACCTGCGTCCCTGATTCCTTTTGCTATTCTCGACAGTGGTACTCCATACCTTGATAATTTTATCCCTTGTTTTGAAATGGGATACAAAACTACCTATTTCCTTTTAAATAGTCACAATCATTTCATTTCGTTTTTTCCCATAGTTACCCCTGTATTGATAACTCCATTGTATGTAATCCCATATCTAGCACTGAAGTATTACGGTGAAGGCTTCAGCATTTATGATCCACATTTATACTTAGTCATAGCCCTCATGGAAAAAATGAGTGCTTCTATCATTGTTTCCCTAGCATGCATATTTATTTTTTTGGCTGTCAAAAGGATGTTCAACGAGAAAATTGCATGGGTTTCAACAATCGTTTTTGGTCTTGCAACAAACACATGGTCAACAAGCAGTCAGGGTCTCTGGCAACATGGCATGGTTGAACTTTTATTATCTATTATGATTTATCTCGTTTTGCTGATCGAAGAAAAAGAAAATGTGAAGAAAACCATATTACTTGGATTGCTATCGGGGCTTTTTATATTCAACAGACCTCCAGACAGTGTCTTTTTAATTCCTATTATAATTTATGTTCTGTTCCTGAAGAAAAAATCAAGGGCATATTACTGCCTTTCATTGCTACTTTTCTCTCTTCCTTTTGCCTTGTATAATATGTATATGCTGGGAGGGTTTTTTGGTGGCTATGATAGAAATGTGGAATTTCTTACGGTTGGAATCAGCACTCTAATTAACATATTAGGATTGCTGTTTAGTCCCAACAGGGGTCTTTTTGTATATTCACCAATACTAATTTTATCCTCATTCGGAATCTACAGGGTTTCAGTAATTGAAAATAAGAATATACGCATTTTTATATCTTTACTCTCTTTACCATTACTACTGAACTTCTTGACCTATGCAAGCTTTAGCACTCAATGGTGGGGTGGTTATTGTTATGGTCCGCGTTTTTTGACAGGCATGTTACCAATAATTATAATATATCAGGCTATTTTTTTACATTATGCCGAAACTAAATTTTCACTGGGTATGAAAAGGACTGTTAGAAGCATTTTTTGTGTTCTTTTTATTGTTTCACTTTTTGTCCAGATAATTGGAGCTTTTTATTATCCTAACGGCTACTGGGATGCAGAACCAAATATCGATGAAAATAGTGAAAGATTATGGAAATGGAATGATAATCAGATTATGACTACTTATAATGCTGGGCCGTTAGAACTCTATTTTTTAGATCCTACAAAAGGATTAAAAAAGGATATTGCTACAAATGCTATATTAATTTCAGGATGGGAAGGTTTGGAACCTGGGGCCATACCTACCCGATGGATGATAAATAATGGAACTATAGACACCTATTTCATGCAAGCAAGAAATTCAACAATAAATTTCACTGTACTGCCTTTTGATGATTTAAAAGATTTACAAGTAAAACTTAATGGAAACCTTGCCAATGAAGTGAATGTCAATGGACTGACAACGATCTCTCTGGAAACTTCTTTTAGAGAAGGTAGAAACCAGATAGTTTTTTATTCACCTCAGGGATGCAAAAGCCCTATAGATATTCCTGAATTGAACAGTAAAGATCCAAGATGTTTAAGCTTTGCTTTTCAGAACATAACAATTGAAGGGGCAGATGTAACTGTTCTTGATTTTAAAAATTGA
- a CDS encoding glycosyltransferase, whose product MVDRTNADHDVLLTKEAEEQTKNNGLKKKMYKIAFVVQRYGLEINGGAEFLCRDVAEHLSKYCDIDVITTCAIDYVTWKNEYEAGETRINGVSVKRFPVDFPRETKRFDKCSEKVLCKTHSIDEEMEWMKLQGPYSTKLFKFIEDSKDQYDFFFFFTYLYCTTFFGLPLVADKAILVPAAHDEPPIYLSIFNDIFHKPKAIMYNTKEEKDFVIQKFRNGDIPHDVAGSGVSLSEKMESNNSHSLTRKESFITYMGRIDESKGCGELFDFFQRYKKENHSPIKLIMLGKTVMKIPTHQDIKYLGFVSEEEKYNTLQNCDVLIMPSKYESLSIVLLEAWLCKKPVLVNGQCEVLKGQCIRSNAGLWYENYEEFSECLNLLLADEHLRDQLGNEGRKFVDKHYSWETIERKYLDLIERV is encoded by the coding sequence ATGGTAGATAGGACTAACGCGGATCATGATGTTCTTTTAACCAAAGAGGCCGAAGAGCAAACTAAGAACAACGGTCTCAAAAAAAAAATGTATAAGATAGCATTTGTAGTCCAAAGGTATGGACTTGAGATTAACGGCGGTGCAGAATTTCTCTGCAGAGATGTAGCAGAGCACCTTTCAAAATATTGTGATATAGATGTAATCACTACATGTGCAATTGATTATGTCACATGGAAAAATGAGTACGAAGCCGGAGAAACACGTATAAATGGCGTATCTGTCAAAAGGTTTCCTGTAGATTTCCCCAGGGAAACAAAACGTTTTGATAAATGTTCTGAAAAAGTATTGTGCAAAACCCACTCCATTGATGAAGAGATGGAATGGATGAAATTGCAAGGTCCTTATTCTACTAAACTTTTTAAGTTCATTGAAGACAGTAAAGATCAGTATGATTTTTTCTTCTTTTTTACTTATCTCTATTGTACAACTTTCTTTGGACTTCCATTGGTTGCTGATAAAGCTATCCTGGTTCCTGCTGCACATGATGAGCCACCCATTTACCTGTCGATCTTTAATGACATATTTCATAAACCCAAGGCAATCATGTACAATACAAAGGAAGAAAAGGACTTTGTGATACAAAAGTTCAGAAATGGGGATATACCACATGATGTAGCTGGTTCTGGAGTATCCCTTTCTGAAAAAATGGAAAGTAATAACTCCCATAGTTTAACCCGCAAAGAGAGTTTCATAACATATATGGGTAGAATAGATGAATCAAAAGGATGTGGAGAATTATTTGACTTTTTCCAAAGATATAAAAAAGAAAATCATTCACCTATTAAACTTATAATGTTGGGGAAAACGGTCATGAAGATACCCACACATCAGGATATTAAATACCTAGGTTTTGTTTCCGAAGAGGAGAAATATAACACTCTTCAAAATTGCGATGTGCTTATAATGCCATCAAAATACGAAAGTTTATCCATAGTACTACTAGAAGCATGGCTTTGTAAAAAACCCGTGCTGGTAAATGGGCAGTGTGAAGTGCTTAAGGGACAATGTATCCGAAGCAATGCCGGCCTGTGGTACGAGAACTATGAAGAGTTCAGTGAATGCCTTAATTTGCTGCTTGCTGATGAACATCTAAGAGATCAGCTTGGTAATGAAGGCAGGAAATTCGTGGATAAGCATTACAGCTGGGAAACTATTGAGAGGAAGTATTTGGATTTGATTGAAAGAGTGTAA
- a CDS encoding glycosyltransferase: MEIHQILPTISPCDAIGNEAFVIRDVLRNLGYRSEIFAQNIHQSITTANHLSEHKKRSSKDNVLIYHFSIGSDVSKYVMAVPDRKILLYHNITPPHFFYNINDNLALILGKGKEELKLLVDKIDIALGDSEYNRIELEEMGYKKTGVLPLIIDLSKYDKYNKEIITKYDDEWTNILFVGRIAPNKKHEDIIKCFYYYKAINPHSRLFLVGGFNGCEVYYEQLQKLIKQLGIKDVYILGMVDFADLISYYMLADVFLCMSEHEGFSVPLIESMHFGIPIIAYNSTAVPYTMRGAGILVNKKCYPEIAEMINLVVTDEKLRERIIAKQNTRLKDFSYERTIDVFKEQLNKVISKW; this comes from the coding sequence ATGGAGATTCATCAGATCCTACCAACAATATCCCCCTGCGATGCTATTGGAAATGAAGCTTTTGTAATAAGAGATGTTCTCAGAAATTTGGGTTACAGATCCGAAATATTTGCACAGAACATACACCAATCAATTACTACGGCGAATCATCTATCAGAACATAAAAAGAGATCGTCTAAAGACAATGTACTGATCTATCATTTTTCCATTGGGTCCGATGTTTCCAAATATGTGATGGCCGTTCCTGACAGAAAGATACTATTATATCATAACATAACACCACCTCATTTTTTCTATAATATCAATGACAACCTTGCACTGATCCTAGGAAAAGGAAAAGAGGAACTGAAGCTCCTCGTCGACAAAATAGACATAGCTCTGGGTGATTCAGAATATAATCGCATAGAACTGGAGGAAATGGGTTATAAAAAAACTGGAGTATTACCACTTATCATTGATCTCTCAAAATATGATAAATACAACAAAGAAATAATCACTAAATATGATGATGAGTGGACCAATATCCTCTTTGTCGGCAGGATAGCTCCAAATAAAAAACATGAAGACATCATCAAGTGTTTCTATTATTACAAAGCAATCAATCCGCATTCAAGGCTCTTTTTAGTTGGCGGGTTCAATGGCTGCGAAGTTTACTATGAACAGTTGCAAAAACTGATAAAACAACTGGGAATAAAGGACGTGTATATACTAGGAATGGTAGATTTTGCAGACCTGATATCTTATTACATGCTTGCAGACGTATTCCTCTGCATGAGTGAGCATGAAGGGTTTAGTGTCCCTTTGATAGAAAGTATGCATTTTGGTATTCCCATAATTGCCTATAACTCAACAGCGGTGCCTTATACAATGAGGGGAGCCGGCATTTTAGTCAACAAGAAATGCTATCCGGAGATAGCTGAGATGATCAATTTAGTTGTTACAGATGAAAAACTCCGGGAAAGAATAATCGCAAAACAGAATACCAGACTAAAGGATTTTAGTTATGAACGAACGATTGATGTGTTTAAGGAGCAGCTAAATAAGGTGATCAGCAAATGGTAG
- a CDS encoding glycosyltransferase family 4 protein — protein sequence MTDKMKIAFVIPWYGDIPGGAETECRQTAENLQKSGVDVEILTTCVKQFLSDWNADYYKEGIYNENGITVRRFSVRKRDTTKFDQVNFKLMHNCRLAPVEEETFMENMINSDNLYLYITDHANDYDYFFFIPYMFGTTYYGSRIYPYKSILIPCLHDESYAYMDLFKNMFKDVKAVIYNSEPEKELANQIYDIKGHQIVMGAGMDTDISYNPQRFRDKYNIKNNFILYAGRREAGKNVSLLLEYFAKYKGSFGGNLKLVLIGKGELAIPKEYKQDIIDLGFVPLEDKLDAYAAATLFCMPSTNESFSIVMMEAWLCGTPVLVHADCAVTRDHCIKSNGGLYFHDYDEFEECIKYFMKNPEKRDIMAHNGKKYVLNNYSWKIMVEKYKHLLGVI from the coding sequence TTGACTGATAAAATGAAAATAGCTTTTGTTATACCATGGTATGGAGACATTCCCGGCGGCGCTGAGACTGAGTGCAGGCAAACTGCCGAAAACCTGCAAAAGAGTGGGGTTGATGTTGAAATACTTACCACCTGTGTTAAACAGTTTTTAAGTGACTGGAATGCAGATTACTATAAGGAAGGAATCTATAACGAAAATGGAATTACTGTTAGACGATTCAGCGTTCGCAAAAGAGATACCACAAAATTTGATCAGGTCAATTTCAAACTTATGCATAATTGCAGACTTGCTCCAGTAGAAGAAGAGACCTTCATGGAGAATATGATTAATAGCGATAATCTTTACTTATATATCACAGATCATGCCAATGACTATGATTATTTCTTCTTTATTCCATATATGTTTGGAACAACTTACTACGGTTCACGGATATATCCTTATAAATCGATATTGATCCCCTGTTTGCATGACGAAAGCTATGCTTATATGGACTTATTCAAAAACATGTTCAAAGATGTCAAAGCAGTAATATACAATTCTGAGCCTGAGAAAGAGCTAGCAAACCAAATTTATGACATCAAAGGCCATCAAATTGTAATGGGCGCGGGTATGGATACAGATATTTCATACAATCCCCAAAGATTCCGCGATAAATATAACATAAAAAACAATTTTATCCTTTATGCAGGTAGAAGGGAAGCCGGGAAAAACGTATCTCTGCTTCTGGAATATTTTGCAAAATATAAAGGTTCTTTTGGTGGAAACCTAAAACTGGTGCTTATAGGAAAAGGAGAACTGGCTATTCCAAAAGAATACAAGCAAGATATCATCGATCTGGGATTTGTTCCCCTTGAGGATAAGCTTGATGCCTATGCTGCTGCAACACTGTTCTGCATGCCATCAACAAATGAAAGTTTCTCTATTGTAATGATGGAAGCATGGCTGTGTGGCACACCTGTGCTTGTACATGCTGATTGTGCAGTAACTAGGGACCATTGCATCAAAAGCAACGGTGGATTGTATTTCCACGATTACGATGAATTTGAAGAGTGCATTAAATATTTCATGAAAAATCCTGAAAAACGTGATATAATGGCTCATAACGGAAAAAAGTATGTTCTTAATAACTATAGCTGGAAAATTATGGTGGAGAAATATAAACATTTATTAGGTGTGATCTGA
- a CDS encoding methionine biosynthesis protein MetW: MVGITFMNTFEINDEEVNVEEIMRKIRENISKRKEQGTYPPPLDEVNQQLISNQKMAIGEIKGQIADDLANLRINCDIQNNSYVISSHRPVVGKVLIKGREVVHGEVQRYVDPMIFKQITFNQNASKVLNNAAYRLSRIENEIGDFENKDANQPLSESKSLKLQLRETNARLLQVEKETDERLFDVEDRLHALKQQINDEIAVNRKMYEMAEQVRNDVDLLLSQLKKEIREENEERIRSVVLSMSDDIKKKAWLAKILDERNAHGLSQTEMLLQPPHQDTGVNYFVFEEKFRGAREDIAQRQTAFLRYFEGCKNVLDIGCGRGEFLETMHKHGIGARGVDLDETMVDYCRSKGLEVELEDAFDYMEKLEDSSLDGIFIDQVVEHLEPSYLVRLLKLCFQKMKYGFYLIAETVNPLSFSSFANFYIDLTHIKPVHPETLKFLLESTGFREVKPVFSSPLPETMRLQKLVTNEGVTDVERHQVEIYNRNIEMLNATLYGAQDYAMIGKK, from the coding sequence ATGGTGGGAATTACATTTATGAATACTTTTGAGATCAACGATGAAGAAGTGAATGTTGAAGAGATCATGAGAAAGATCCGTGAAAATATCAGTAAGCGGAAAGAACAAGGAACTTATCCGCCTCCACTTGATGAAGTGAACCAACAGCTGATCTCAAATCAAAAAATGGCAATAGGAGAAATAAAAGGGCAAATTGCTGATGACCTTGCTAATCTGAGAATCAATTGTGATATCCAGAATAATAGCTATGTTATTAGTTCCCATCGTCCCGTTGTAGGAAAAGTTCTCATTAAAGGCAGAGAGGTTGTACATGGGGAAGTACAAAGATATGTGGACCCGATGATCTTTAAGCAAATCACTTTCAACCAAAATGCCTCAAAAGTTCTTAATAATGCAGCTTATAGGCTTTCAAGGATTGAGAACGAAATCGGCGATTTTGAAAACAAAGACGCAAATCAGCCTCTCAGTGAATCAAAAAGCTTGAAACTACAACTTAGAGAGACTAATGCGAGACTATTACAGGTAGAGAAAGAGACTGATGAACGATTATTCGATGTAGAGGATAGGTTGCATGCCCTGAAGCAACAGATCAATGATGAGATAGCAGTCAACAGAAAAATGTATGAAATGGCCGAGCAGGTAAGAAACGATGTGGATCTGCTCCTTTCACAGTTAAAGAAAGAAATAAGGGAAGAAAACGAAGAAAGAATACGTTCAGTTGTTTTATCAATGAGTGATGATATTAAGAAGAAAGCATGGCTTGCTAAGATACTTGATGAAAGGAATGCACATGGTCTCTCACAGACCGAGATGCTTTTACAGCCACCTCACCAGGATACTGGTGTGAATTATTTTGTTTTTGAGGAAAAATTCAGAGGGGCTAGAGAAGACATTGCTCAAAGGCAAACTGCTTTTCTCCGGTATTTTGAAGGATGTAAAAATGTACTTGACATTGGCTGCGGAAGAGGGGAATTCCTTGAAACAATGCATAAACACGGAATAGGTGCTCGTGGAGTGGACCTCGATGAGACTATGGTAGATTACTGTCGTTCAAAGGGCCTTGAAGTGGAATTAGAGGATGCATTTGATTATATGGAAAAACTAGAAGATTCAAGTCTTGATGGTATATTCATAGACCAGGTGGTAGAGCATCTGGAGCCTTCTTACCTTGTCAGATTACTGAAACTATGCTTCCAAAAGATGAAATATGGATTTTATCTTATTGCAGAAACCGTCAATCCGCTTTCTTTTTCCTCATTTGCAAATTTCTACATTGACCTTACCCATATCAAACCCGTTCATCCGGAAACATTGAAGTTCCTTTTGGAGTCCACGGGTTTCCGGGAAGTGAAACCTGTATTTTCATCACCGCTGCCGGAAACTATGAGGCTTCAGAAGCTTGTGACAAATGAGGGAGTCACAGATGTAGAAAGACATCAGGTTGAGATCTACAACCGGAACATAGAAATGCTAAATGCTACTCTTTACGGTGCACAGGATTATGCAATGATTGGAAAGAAATAA